The proteins below come from a single Cupriavidus pauculus genomic window:
- a CDS encoding Bug family tripartite tricarboxylate transporter substrate binding protein, whose translation MKTLVKTTLLAASTLAATWIAAAPAHAADFPNGPVRLVVPFPAGAASDVIARALARSAAAKLGQPMIVDNKAGADGMISATEVARAKPDGQTLLFGTNSAFSASPALRLKLPYDPVKSFAPITELGRYTFFLYVNAASPAKTLPEFIAYAKAHPGKLNYATGNTTALVSSLQFNAISNIDLVSVAYKGEPAAIVDLLDNRVQMMFGNPTLGLTHLASGKLRVLATTSEARSPLLPDVPTMKEAGVKGFTITSWAGLFAPAGTPEPALTKVREAFTAAMKDPEVLAVLEKQGFTATPSTPASLAKLVDEQLVRYRTTIRAAGIQAE comes from the coding sequence GTGAAAACACTCGTCAAGACCACCCTGCTCGCGGCCTCGACGCTGGCCGCCACATGGATCGCGGCCGCCCCGGCGCACGCCGCGGACTTCCCCAACGGCCCCGTACGCCTCGTCGTACCCTTCCCGGCCGGCGCCGCATCCGACGTCATCGCACGCGCACTTGCACGATCGGCCGCCGCAAAGCTCGGCCAGCCGATGATCGTCGACAACAAGGCCGGTGCCGACGGGATGATTTCGGCGACCGAAGTCGCGCGGGCCAAACCCGACGGCCAGACGCTGCTGTTCGGCACCAACAGCGCGTTCTCGGCATCGCCCGCGCTGCGGCTCAAGCTGCCGTACGACCCGGTAAAGAGCTTCGCGCCGATCACGGAGCTCGGCCGCTATACGTTCTTCCTCTATGTGAACGCGGCCAGCCCCGCGAAGACGCTGCCGGAATTCATCGCCTATGCGAAGGCGCATCCGGGCAAGCTCAACTACGCCACCGGCAACACCACGGCGCTCGTCTCCTCGCTGCAGTTCAATGCGATCTCGAACATCGACCTCGTCTCCGTGGCCTACAAGGGCGAACCGGCCGCGATCGTCGATCTGCTCGACAACCGCGTGCAGATGATGTTCGGCAATCCCACGCTGGGCCTGACGCACCTCGCCTCGGGCAAGCTGCGCGTGCTGGCCACCACGTCCGAGGCCCGCAGCCCGCTGTTGCCCGACGTGCCGACGATGAAGGAAGCCGGCGTCAAGGGATTCACCATCACGTCGTGGGCAGGGTTGTTCGCCCCGGCCGGCACACCGGAGCCCGCGCTGACGAAAGTCCGTGAAGCATTCACCGCGGCGATGAAAGATCCGGAGGTGCTGGCCGTACTGGAGAAGCAGGGCTTCACGGCGACGCCGTCCACGCCGGCGAGCCTTGCAAAGCTCGTGGACGAACAGCTCGTGCGCTATCGCACCACCATCCGTGCGGCGGGCATCCAGGCGGAATGA
- a CDS encoding heavy metal response regulator transcription factor, translating to MRILVVEDEPKTAEYLRKGLTESAFVVDLAVTGRDGLHQALETDYDLVILDVMLPGMNGWEVLKQLREQKDTPVLFLTARDDVDDRVRGLELGGDDYLAKPFAFVELLARVRTLLRRGPVRESERIEIEDLEIDLIRHRVLRAGQRIDLTPREFALLHFLARRHGEVLSRTQIASHVWDMNFDSDTNVVDVAIRRLRAKMDDQFAPKLIHSVRGIGYVLENRRS from the coding sequence ATGAGAATCCTGGTGGTGGAGGACGAGCCGAAAACGGCCGAATACCTGCGCAAGGGACTGACCGAGTCGGCCTTCGTGGTCGATCTGGCCGTGACCGGCCGGGACGGGCTGCACCAGGCGCTCGAGACCGACTACGACCTCGTCATCCTGGACGTGATGCTGCCCGGCATGAACGGCTGGGAAGTCCTCAAGCAGCTGCGCGAGCAGAAAGACACGCCCGTGCTGTTCCTGACCGCGCGGGACGACGTGGACGACCGCGTGCGGGGGCTCGAACTCGGCGGTGACGACTATCTGGCCAAGCCGTTCGCGTTCGTCGAGCTGCTGGCCCGCGTCCGTACGCTGCTGCGCCGCGGTCCCGTGCGCGAGTCCGAGCGCATCGAGATCGAGGATCTGGAGATCGACCTGATCCGCCACCGCGTGCTGCGCGCCGGCCAGCGCATCGACCTCACGCCGCGCGAGTTCGCGCTGCTCCATTTCCTGGCGCGCCGCCACGGCGAGGTCCTCAGCCGCACGCAGATCGCCTCCCATGTCTGGGACATGAACTTCGATAGCGATACCAATGTGGTCGACGTCGCCATCCGCCGCCTGCGCGCGAAGATGGACGACCAGTTCGCGCCCAAGCTGATCCACAGCGTGCGCGGCATCGGCTACGTGCTAGAGAACCGCAGATCGTGA
- a CDS encoding nuclear transport factor 2 family protein codes for MADERTEIDAACRDVLDRFMAALNAHDADAMDACMHFPHVRFAGGNIKVYEAAGSNPMDLFQKLRDEDDWRYSTWRERELVQFGGNKAHVALSYTRFRGDGSVIGVYASLYVLTRVDGRWGIQMRSSFGP; via the coding sequence ATGGCAGACGAAAGAACCGAGATCGACGCGGCATGCCGCGACGTGCTGGACCGCTTCATGGCAGCGCTCAACGCACACGATGCCGACGCGATGGACGCGTGCATGCACTTTCCGCACGTGCGTTTCGCGGGCGGCAACATCAAGGTGTACGAGGCCGCCGGCAGCAACCCGATGGACCTCTTCCAGAAACTGCGCGACGAGGACGACTGGCGCTACAGCACGTGGCGCGAGCGCGAGCTCGTGCAGTTCGGGGGCAACAAGGCGCATGTCGCGCTCAGCTACACGCGCTTTCGCGGCGACGGCTCGGTGATCGGCGTCTATGCATCGCTCTACGTCCTCACGCGTGTCGACGGCCGCTGGGGCATCCAGATGCGCTCGAGCTTCGGTCCCTGA
- a CDS encoding IclR family transcriptional regulator C-terminal domain-containing protein has product MVPDSDNPIGPNAIGSNNFVDSFARGLSVIEAFGDDRAELTLSEVAEAANVSRAAARRLLLTLCHLGYATQQGRIFRLTPKVMRLGYSYLSGLTVAEIVEPYVVAVAEKTGESCSVCVLDDLDVVYVARASTRRVMSLNLSVGTRLPAWATAHGRLLLAALDDATLDDRLRRSDVRPYTPQSTTDREKLREAIVRTRDQGYCFVNQELESSLVALAMPLRNRAGDVIAAINLAGHAQRLSEEHMMQAFFPILEATARDINDALRARQ; this is encoded by the coding sequence ATGGTTCCGGATTCCGACAACCCGATCGGCCCCAACGCGATCGGCTCCAACAACTTTGTCGACTCGTTCGCGAGGGGGCTCTCCGTGATCGAGGCGTTCGGCGACGATCGCGCGGAACTCACGCTGTCGGAAGTGGCCGAGGCGGCCAACGTCAGCCGCGCGGCCGCGCGGCGCCTGCTGCTGACGCTGTGCCATCTCGGCTACGCTACGCAGCAGGGCCGCATCTTCCGGCTTACGCCGAAGGTCATGCGGCTCGGCTATTCGTATCTGTCGGGGCTGACCGTGGCGGAGATCGTGGAACCCTACGTCGTGGCGGTGGCCGAGAAGACCGGCGAGTCGTGCTCGGTCTGCGTCCTCGACGACCTCGACGTGGTGTACGTCGCGCGCGCGTCCACGCGGCGCGTGATGTCGCTGAATCTGTCGGTTGGCACGCGCCTGCCCGCATGGGCCACTGCCCACGGACGCCTGCTGCTCGCGGCGCTCGACGACGCGACGCTCGACGACCGTCTGCGCCGCAGCGATGTGCGGCCCTACACGCCGCAGAGCACGACGGACCGGGAGAAGCTTCGGGAAGCGATCGTGCGGACGCGCGATCAGGGTTACTGCTTCGTGAACCAGGAGCTCGAGTCGAGCCTCGTCGCGCTGGCCATGCCCTTGCGCAACCGCGCGGGCGACGTCATCGCGGCCATCAACCTCGCGGGGCACGCCCAACGGCTCTCGGAGGAACACATGATGCAGGCGTTCTTCCCGATCCTCGAGGCCACGGCCCGCGATATCAACGACGCGCTGCGCGCGCGGCAGTAA
- a CDS encoding IclR family transcriptional regulator: MKPRNDRSDAQPLQDEADAGADLEDALAGDLAQDRHFVTALARGLEVLSAFRSGDSFLANHELAERTRLPKSTVTRLTYTLTKLGYLHVVPESGKYRLGTATGALGSAMLANLDVRQVARPLMQALAAETGAVIAMSARDQLSMLYLECCRSTSIVTLSLDVGSRIPLGTSAAGRALLAAVAPSERTGLMERLRALDEGNWPQIQRGIDGAIADFQQSQCAYSVGDWVREVHAVATSLNPGRGLPLMALSAAGAAQYFPEARLRDEIRPRLLETVREIERRLGQRYGEDQA; the protein is encoded by the coding sequence ATGAAACCACGCAATGACAGGTCGGACGCGCAGCCTTTGCAGGACGAGGCGGACGCGGGGGCCGACCTCGAGGACGCGCTTGCCGGCGACCTTGCGCAGGATCGCCATTTCGTCACGGCCCTCGCGCGCGGGCTCGAGGTGTTGAGCGCGTTTCGCAGCGGCGACAGCTTTCTGGCCAATCACGAACTGGCCGAACGCACGCGCCTGCCGAAGTCCACGGTCACGCGCCTGACCTACACGCTGACGAAGCTCGGCTATCTGCACGTGGTGCCGGAGTCCGGCAAGTACCGGCTCGGAACGGCCACGGGCGCACTCGGCAGCGCGATGCTCGCCAACCTCGACGTGCGCCAGGTGGCGCGGCCCCTGATGCAGGCGCTCGCGGCGGAGACCGGCGCCGTCATCGCGATGTCCGCGCGCGACCAGCTGTCGATGCTCTATCTGGAATGCTGCCGCAGCACCTCGATCGTCACGCTGAGCCTCGACGTCGGCTCGCGCATTCCGCTCGGCACGTCGGCCGCGGGCCGCGCGCTGCTGGCGGCCGTGGCGCCGAGCGAGCGGACCGGGCTGATGGAGCGGCTGCGCGCGCTCGACGAAGGCAACTGGCCGCAGATCCAGCGCGGTATCGATGGCGCGATTGCGGACTTCCAGCAGAGCCAGTGCGCGTATTCGGTCGGAGACTGGGTGCGCGAGGTGCATGCGGTAGCGACGTCGCTGAACCCGGGCCGCGGCCTGCCGCTGATGGCGCTGAGCGCGGCCGGTGCGGCGCAGTATTTTCCCGAGGCGCGCCTGCGCGACGAAATTCGCCCACGCCTGCTCGAAACCGTGCGAGAGATCGAGCGCCGGCTGGGCCAGCGCTACGGCGAGGATCAGGCCTGA
- a CDS encoding heavy metal sensor histidine kinase — translation MRRGHSLTLRLALAFSLVGGIAFACVGAYLYRALATQIIERDDAELMRKAVRVRAELAVHHATAADRWREVSAVMSGNDEFGLDIRDAGGVLMVEANPDGSAFPEMAVVPVSQPVTRDAVYLWRSMHDYPVRGLALDAAVADNGPTVRVTIYQVARSRVQLLRAYRWKLLAAAGIGALTVGLLGFAALRAGMAPLRRMAAGTESVTFSSVALPIDPSQLPRELEELALALQQMIVRLQEAYDRLSRFSSDLAHDFRTPIGNLLGQTQVALSSERTAEEYQALLASNVEEYERLSRMIENMLFLARADNARVAINVVELDLASELSRQADYFELLADAKQISFGVDAKGTVRADAMLLRRALSNLISNAVRHTPEGQRIFLTATQDATTTRIEVSNPGPGIPAEDLPKIFDRFFRGDPARTNSGESSGIGLAIVKTIMDLHRGSVEVESEPGGMTRFRLVFPR, via the coding sequence GTGAGGCGCGGTCATTCGCTGACGCTGCGCCTGGCGCTGGCGTTCTCGCTCGTGGGCGGCATCGCGTTCGCATGCGTGGGCGCCTATCTCTATCGCGCGCTGGCCACGCAGATCATCGAGCGCGACGATGCCGAACTGATGCGCAAGGCCGTGCGCGTGCGCGCCGAGCTGGCCGTCCATCATGCGACGGCGGCCGATCGTTGGCGCGAGGTCAGCGCCGTGATGTCGGGCAACGACGAGTTCGGCCTCGATATCCGCGATGCCGGCGGCGTGCTCATGGTGGAGGCCAATCCCGACGGGAGCGCTTTCCCCGAGATGGCGGTGGTGCCCGTGTCGCAGCCCGTGACGCGCGATGCGGTCTATCTGTGGCGCAGCATGCACGATTACCCGGTGCGCGGGCTGGCGCTCGATGCGGCCGTGGCCGACAACGGCCCGACCGTGCGCGTGACGATCTATCAGGTGGCGCGGTCGCGCGTGCAGCTATTGCGCGCGTATCGCTGGAAGCTGCTGGCGGCGGCCGGTATCGGCGCGCTGACGGTCGGGCTGCTCGGCTTCGCGGCCCTGCGCGCGGGCATGGCGCCGCTGCGGCGCATGGCGGCCGGCACCGAATCGGTGACGTTCTCCAGCGTCGCGCTGCCGATCGATCCGTCGCAACTGCCGCGCGAACTCGAGGAACTGGCGCTCGCGCTCCAGCAGATGATCGTGCGGCTGCAGGAGGCCTACGACCGGCTGTCGCGCTTCTCCTCGGACCTCGCGCACGACTTCCGCACGCCCATCGGCAATCTGCTCGGCCAGACGCAGGTGGCGCTGTCGAGCGAGCGGACGGCCGAGGAATATCAGGCGCTGCTGGCTTCCAACGTGGAAGAGTACGAGCGGCTGTCGCGGATGATCGAGAACATGCTGTTCCTGGCGCGCGCCGACAACGCGCGGGTGGCCATCAACGTAGTGGAACTCGACCTGGCGTCCGAACTGAGCCGGCAGGCCGACTACTTCGAATTGCTGGCCGATGCCAAGCAGATCTCGTTCGGCGTGGATGCGAAGGGCACGGTCAGGGCGGACGCGATGCTGCTTCGGCGCGCGCTGAGCAACCTGATCTCGAACGCGGTCCGGCACACGCCGGAGGGGCAGCGCATCTTCCTGACCGCGACGCAGGACGCCACCACCACGCGGATCGAGGTCAGTAACCCGGGGCCCGGCATTCCGGCCGAGGATCTGCCGAAGATCTTCGACCGATTTTTCCGCGGCGATCCGGCCCGCACGAACTCGGGCGAGTCGTCGGGCATCGGGCTGGCCATCGTCAAGACCATCATGGACCTCCATCGCGGCAGCGTGGAGGTGGAGTCCGAGCCGGGCGGCATGACGCGCTTCCGGCTGGTCTTTCCGCGTTGA
- a CDS encoding class I adenylate-forming enzyme family protein, with product MTRSPAARIRRIHEAILPWVARDPAAPALEDRRSRLSYGELALAVSRGAAQLRALGVRGGDRVLLVAENCVAVGALVLAASTIDAWVAVVNARLSPREIDNFVAHSGARRVLYMTEVSAEARAHADRAGAEDQAWHLLGQIGVGPLNADAIAEPVHDDPRRQVAALIYTSGTSGDPKGVMLSHESLLHVAELSRRLRRLGPSDRFYGVLPMAHIVGLSSQLLGALSSGASIVFEERFQPDRLVHALKADGVTILLGVPAIYAKLVDWCRRHAVSLAGTPLRFAGTAGAPLTPELKANAEALMHQPLHNGYGLTEMAPTVAQTLFDAPRTDCAVGQPVPGVEVRIVDPADPAGRPVPRGEVGELWVRGAGLMLGYYRSPELTRAVIDGEGWFNTGDLARQDDDDALFVVGRTKELIIRSGFNVYPVEVEQAINCHPAVVQSAVVGRDVRDNEEVVAFVELAANAVLDADTLAAFLRERLSPYKVPSEIRFLAQLPAAPTGKIRKHELRALADAARPAPVSS from the coding sequence ATGACCCGTTCCCCCGCCGCGCGTATCCGCCGTATCCATGAAGCCATTCTGCCGTGGGTCGCGCGCGATCCTGCGGCGCCCGCGCTCGAGGACAGGCGGAGCCGCCTGAGTTATGGCGAGCTCGCGCTGGCCGTGTCGCGTGGCGCGGCGCAGTTGCGCGCGCTCGGTGTCCGGGGCGGCGATCGGGTGCTGCTGGTCGCGGAGAACTGCGTGGCGGTCGGCGCGCTCGTGCTGGCGGCCAGCACGATCGATGCGTGGGTCGCCGTCGTCAATGCGCGGCTGTCGCCGCGCGAGATCGACAACTTTGTCGCGCACTCGGGCGCGCGGCGCGTGCTGTATATGACCGAGGTCTCGGCCGAGGCGCGCGCGCATGCCGACCGGGCCGGGGCCGAGGATCAGGCATGGCACCTGCTCGGCCAGATCGGCGTCGGTCCGCTCAACGCGGACGCCATCGCGGAACCCGTGCACGACGATCCGCGCAGGCAGGTGGCCGCGCTGATCTATACGTCCGGCACATCGGGCGACCCCAAGGGGGTGATGCTCAGTCACGAGAGCCTGCTGCATGTGGCCGAGTTGTCGCGGCGCCTTCGCCGGCTCGGGCCATCCGACCGCTTCTATGGCGTATTGCCGATGGCCCATATCGTGGGGCTGTCGTCGCAATTGCTCGGCGCGCTGTCGAGCGGCGCGTCGATCGTGTTCGAAGAGCGCTTTCAGCCCGATCGCCTCGTCCATGCGCTGAAGGCGGACGGCGTGACGATCCTGCTCGGTGTGCCGGCCATCTACGCGAAGCTCGTGGACTGGTGCCGCCGCCACGCGGTGTCGCTCGCGGGAACGCCGCTGCGTTTCGCGGGCACCGCGGGCGCGCCGCTGACGCCCGAGCTCAAGGCCAACGCGGAAGCGTTGATGCATCAGCCGCTGCACAACGGCTATGGCCTGACCGAGATGGCACCGACGGTCGCGCAGACGCTGTTCGACGCGCCGCGTACGGACTGCGCGGTGGGGCAGCCCGTGCCCGGCGTCGAGGTGCGTATCGTGGACCCTGCCGATCCCGCGGGGCGGCCCGTGCCGCGCGGCGAGGTCGGCGAACTATGGGTGCGGGGCGCGGGGCTGATGCTTGGCTACTATCGCTCGCCGGAACTTACGCGCGCGGTCATCGACGGCGAAGGATGGTTCAATACGGGCGACCTGGCGCGGCAGGACGACGATGATGCGCTGTTCGTCGTGGGCCGCACCAAGGAGCTGATCATCCGGTCCGGCTTCAACGTTTATCCGGTGGAGGTGGAACAGGCAATCAACTGCCATCCGGCGGTCGTCCAGTCGGCCGTCGTGGGACGCGACGTGCGGGACAACGAGGAGGTGGTCGCGTTCGTGGAGCTGGCCGCCAACGCCGTGCTCGATGCCGATACGCTGGCCGCTTTCCTGCGCGAACGGCTATCGCCGTACAAGGTGCCGTCGGAGATTCGCTTCCTCGCGCAATTGCCGGCCGCCCCCACGGGTAAAATACGCAAGCACGAACTCAGGGCGCTGGCCGACGCGGCTCGGCCAGCGCCCGTTTCCTCCTGA
- a CDS encoding efflux RND transporter permease subunit, with protein MWIVRLALSRPYTFVVLAICLLIAGPLALLRTPTDILPAIDIPVVSIVWNYNGLSAEDMSRRIVTVYERSLTSDVDNIEHIESQTVAGVAVIKVFFHPGADVTRAIAQASSGAQSILRLLPPGTTPPLVLSYSASTVPILRLALGSKTLPEQTLYDLGNNFIRTQLSTVQGAAIPLPYGGKVRQVMVDIDSHALQARGLSPLDVVNAINAQSLILPGGTAKIGALEYRVDLNGSTATVDALNDLPVRAGADGTMIYVRDVAHVRDGYAPQTNIVRRDGKRAALLEVEKSGNASTLTIIAQIKALLPRITAGLPKALEVQPISDQSVFVTAAIHGVLHEALVAACLTATMILLFLGSWRSTLIIGITIPLSVLAALIALSALGQTLNIMTLGGLALAVGVLVDDATVAIENITHHREAGKPLEQAILDGSAQIALPTLVSTLCICIVFLPMFLLSGVARYLFVPLAESVVFAMMASYFLSRTLLPTLAHYILRGESHGTPSAWHQRFERGFEAVRARYSAVLTAVLAAPKRAVIGFALACAASLTLVPWLGQDFFPAVDSGEIRIHMRARTGTRIEETARIAELVEAKIRSVVGADRVADIVDNIGLPVSGINLTYDSTLPIGTGDAEILVTLKPNGGATAPDVERLAAALPKAFPGVSFSFLPADIVSQILNFGLPSPIDVQIVGNNLAGNRVVAQKLATMMTQVPGLADVHIQQPADQPALTVDVDRTRALQAGLTQREVAQNLLIALSGSSQTTPNFWLNPANGVSYPLVVSVPQYAMGSLQTLANIPVNLGLNTGRNGGAAEIGLFGHISRINEEGVVSHYNVQPVLDIFGAVRGRDLGAVAREIDRMVAQIRKELPPGSTIVVRGQVSTMQQSFFGLITGLAGAIVLVYLLMVVNFQSWRDPVAIIGGLPVAMSGMAWMLFVTGTTISVPALTGAIMCIGIATANSILVVSRARELLAEGAAPLQAALEAGIARFRPVVMTALAMLFGMIPMALGSGGAGAQNAPLGRAVIGGLACGTVATLVLVPVLFALLHGVRGKGTSSLLPAAPQKGLA; from the coding sequence ATGTGGATCGTCCGGCTCGCCCTGTCGCGGCCCTATACCTTCGTCGTGCTCGCCATCTGCCTGCTGATTGCCGGACCGCTGGCGCTGCTGCGCACGCCGACCGATATCCTGCCGGCAATCGACATCCCCGTGGTCAGCATCGTCTGGAACTACAACGGGCTGTCCGCCGAGGACATGTCGCGGCGCATCGTGACGGTCTACGAGCGATCGCTGACCAGCGATGTCGACAATATCGAGCATATCGAGTCGCAGACCGTGGCCGGCGTGGCCGTGATCAAGGTGTTCTTCCACCCGGGCGCGGACGTGACGCGCGCCATCGCCCAGGCTTCCTCGGGCGCGCAGTCGATCCTGCGGCTGCTGCCGCCGGGCACCACGCCGCCGCTCGTGCTCAGCTACAGCGCCTCCACCGTCCCCATCCTGCGGCTGGCGCTCGGCAGCAAGACGCTGCCCGAGCAGACGCTGTACGACCTGGGCAACAACTTCATCCGCACGCAGCTTTCGACCGTGCAGGGCGCGGCCATCCCGCTGCCCTATGGCGGCAAGGTGCGGCAGGTCATGGTCGATATCGACAGCCATGCCCTGCAGGCGCGCGGGCTGTCCCCGCTCGACGTGGTCAACGCGATCAACGCGCAGAGCCTGATCCTGCCGGGCGGCACCGCGAAAATCGGCGCGCTCGAGTACCGCGTCGACCTCAACGGCAGCACGGCCACCGTCGATGCGCTGAACGACCTGCCCGTGCGGGCCGGCGCCGATGGCACGATGATCTACGTGCGCGATGTCGCCCATGTGCGGGATGGCTACGCGCCGCAGACCAATATCGTGCGCCGCGACGGCAAGCGCGCGGCGCTGCTCGAGGTCGAGAAGAGCGGCAATGCTTCCACGCTGACGATCATCGCCCAGATCAAGGCGCTGCTGCCGCGCATCACGGCGGGGCTGCCCAAGGCGCTCGAGGTCCAGCCGATTTCGGACCAGTCGGTGTTCGTCACGGCGGCCATCCATGGCGTGCTGCACGAAGCGCTGGTCGCGGCCTGCCTCACGGCAACGATGATCCTGCTGTTCCTCGGCAGCTGGCGCTCGACGCTGATCATCGGCATCACGATTCCGCTGTCCGTGCTCGCGGCGCTGATCGCGCTGTCCGCGCTCGGCCAGACACTGAACATCATGACGCTGGGCGGCCTCGCGCTGGCGGTGGGCGTGCTCGTGGACGACGCGACCGTGGCGATCGAGAACATCACGCACCATCGCGAGGCGGGCAAGCCGCTCGAGCAGGCCATCCTCGACGGCTCCGCGCAGATCGCCCTGCCGACGCTGGTCTCCACGCTGTGCATCTGCATCGTGTTCCTGCCGATGTTCCTGCTCTCCGGCGTGGCGCGCTATCTGTTCGTGCCGCTGGCGGAGTCAGTGGTCTTCGCGATGATGGCGTCCTACTTCCTGTCGCGCACGCTGCTGCCGACGCTCGCGCATTACATTCTCCGCGGGGAGTCGCACGGCACACCGTCCGCCTGGCACCAGCGCTTCGAGCGCGGGTTCGAGGCAGTGCGCGCGCGGTACTCGGCCGTGCTGACGGCCGTGCTGGCTGCGCCGAAACGCGCGGTCATCGGCTTCGCGCTCGCCTGCGCCGCGTCGCTGACGCTCGTGCCGTGGCTCGGCCAGGACTTCTTCCCGGCCGTGGACAGCGGCGAGATTCGGATTCACATGCGCGCGCGCACCGGGACTCGCATCGAGGAAACCGCGCGCATCGCGGAACTCGTGGAAGCGAAGATCCGGAGCGTCGTGGGCGCGGATCGCGTGGCCGATATCGTCGACAACATCGGCCTGCCGGTCAGCGGTATCAACCTGACCTACGACTCGACGCTGCCCATCGGTACCGGCGATGCCGAAATCCTCGTCACGCTCAAGCCCAACGGCGGGGCCACCGCGCCCGATGTCGAACGGCTGGCCGCGGCCCTGCCCAAGGCGTTTCCGGGCGTGAGCTTCTCGTTCCTGCCCGCCGATATCGTCAGCCAGATCCTGAACTTCGGCCTGCCGTCACCGATCGACGTACAGATCGTGGGCAACAATCTTGCCGGCAACCGCGTGGTCGCCCAGAAGCTCGCGACGATGATGACGCAGGTGCCGGGCCTGGCCGACGTGCATATCCAGCAGCCGGCCGACCAGCCCGCGCTGACCGTCGATGTCGATCGCACGCGTGCGTTGCAGGCCGGCCTGACGCAGCGCGAGGTCGCACAGAACCTGCTGATCGCGCTCTCGGGCAGCAGCCAGACCACGCCGAACTTCTGGCTCAATCCGGCGAATGGCGTCAGCTATCCGCTCGTGGTGTCGGTGCCGCAGTACGCGATGGGCTCGCTGCAGACGCTTGCCAATATTCCGGTCAATCTCGGACTCAATACGGGCCGCAACGGCGGCGCGGCGGAGATCGGCCTGTTCGGCCATATCTCTCGTATCAACGAGGAAGGTGTGGTCTCGCACTACAACGTGCAGCCCGTGCTCGATATCTTCGGTGCCGTGCGCGGCCGCGACCTCGGTGCCGTGGCGCGCGAGATCGACCGCATGGTCGCGCAGATCCGCAAGGAGCTGCCGCCCGGCTCGACCATCGTCGTGCGCGGGCAGGTCAGCACGATGCAGCAGTCGTTCTTCGGGCTGATCACCGGGCTCGCCGGCGCCATCGTGCTCGTGTACCTGCTGATGGTCGTCAACTTCCAGTCCTGGCGCGATCCGGTCGCGATCATCGGCGGTCTGCCGGTGGCGATGTCGGGCATGGCGTGGATGCTGTTCGTGACCGGCACGACGATCAGCGTGCCGGCGCTCACGGGCGCGATCATGTGTATCGGCATCGCCACCGCGAACAGCATTCTCGTGGTGAGCCGCGCGCGCGAACTGCTGGCGGAGGGCGCCGCGCCGCTGCAGGCCGCGCTGGAGGCCGGTATCGCGCGCTTCCGCCCGGTGGTCATGACCGCGCTGGCCATGCTGTTCGGCATGATCCCGATGGCGCTCGGCTCCGGCGGCGCCGGCGCGCAGAACGCGCCGCTCGGCCGCGCGGTCATCGGTGGACTCGCCTGCGGCACCGTCGCCACACTCGTACTCGTTCCCGTGCTGTTCGCGCTGCTGCATGGCGTGCGCGGCAAGGGCACGTCTTCCCTACTCCCCGCTGCTCCCCAGAAAGGCCTCGCATGA
- a CDS encoding SDR family oxidoreductase has translation MAEKKAVLVIGAGDATGGAIARRFAREGYIACVTRRNAEKLAPLVAQIEAEGGVAHAFGSDARKEDEVAELFRKIETDIAPIEVAVFNIGANVRFDIVETTARVYYKVWEMACFAGFLMGREAARVMLPRERGSIFFTGATASLRGRAGYAAFAGAKHGLRALAQSMARELGPKGLHVAQLIVDGAIDTEFIRETFPERYKLKEQEGIVNPEHIADTYWMLHNQPRDAWTHELDIRPWMESF, from the coding sequence ATGGCTGAAAAGAAAGCGGTGCTCGTGATCGGCGCGGGAGACGCCACCGGCGGTGCGATCGCGCGGCGCTTCGCGCGCGAGGGCTATATCGCCTGCGTGACGCGCCGCAATGCGGAAAAGCTCGCGCCGCTGGTCGCCCAGATCGAGGCCGAGGGCGGCGTGGCCCATGCGTTCGGCTCCGACGCGCGCAAGGAGGACGAGGTTGCCGAACTGTTCCGCAAGATCGAGACCGATATCGCGCCCATCGAGGTTGCCGTGTTCAATATCGGCGCGAACGTACGCTTCGATATCGTCGAGACGACCGCGCGCGTCTATTACAAGGTGTGGGAAATGGCCTGTTTCGCGGGCTTCCTGATGGGCCGCGAGGCCGCGCGCGTGATGCTGCCCCGCGAACGGGGCTCGATCTTCTTTACCGGCGCCACCGCGAGCCTGCGCGGCCGCGCGGGGTATGCGGCCTTTGCGGGGGCCAAGCACGGGCTACGCGCGCTGGCGCAATCGATGGCGCGCGAACTCGGGCCGAAGGGGCTTCACGTCGCCCAGCTGATCGTGGACGGGGCCATCGACACCGAGTTCATCCGCGAGACGTTCCCCGAGCGGTACAAGCTCAAGGAGCAGGAAGGCATCGTCAACCCCGAGCACATCGCGGACACCTACTGGATGCTGCACAACCAGCCGCGCGACGCGTGGACGCACGAACTCGATATCCGCCCGTGGATGGAGTCGTTCTGA